Proteins from a single region of Siphonobacter curvatus:
- a CDS encoding PQQ-dependent sugar dehydrogenase produces the protein MTYFKLSLVVAVLGALAMVPRQQPHSVAAYQPTPPDSSRFTHMTLAEGFDEPMQMAILPNLNVLVVERKGAVRLYDAQERQLKTIAHFNVFSGIEDGLLGVAADPKFSTNHWVYFYYGLGGERNVSQLVRYELQGEKLIETSKKVLLEVPTQRTYCCHSAGYLTFGSDGLLYLSIGDNTNAEEIEGHNPTDERPGRQLADGQGTSANSNDLRGKILRIKPEADGTYTIPEGNLFPKDGSKGRPEIYVMGCRNPFRVSVDPKNSFVYWGDVGPDTQVPAQEGTMSYDEINQARKPGFFGYPYFLGNNEAFPKYDFATKKEGPKQDPAHPMNLSPNNTGVKELPPAQPAMIWYGKGPSKRWPLVGKGGASAMAGPVYYSDLYPNAPYKLPAYYNGKLFIYEWIRHWIMAVTLDEQGNYVKMEPFLPQLNVVAPMDMQMARDGSIYLLAYGTNWFAKNTDAGLIRVEYAEGNRKPIAAIQVDKRYGGLPLTVHLSAAASKDYDPADTLSFRWKIGTVLKKGRELTHTFTKPGLYQVTLTATDPHGAQGFSTVAIKVGNTPPEVRIDTKANRTFYWDKTTLDYEVKVRDVEDQKIDPSRVSVAFHYLTFGKDLASVLSAGESPQFAATQKLYNSLDCKACHALDTKSIGPSLNDISKRYHGKTHVKETLSQKIIKGGSGNWGTYPMPPHPNLSTPEADELVGYILSLAEQKPRLPLKGNLSLNQHPGKGKEGAYVLRASYTDRGARGIEPLEASAQLVLRDPLIQLEDYHEGNVGVTPATLQTNFVSYIRSISEGKYVRFNQLDLQHVKRIRFRVQPDGPGGSIEIRLDSRTGPVVGTVEIPAGKQSSWQEFTAPIQAKPGLHDWYIVFRNPKAGWVNLFNVDWMVVEKE, from the coding sequence ATGACGTATTTTAAGCTTAGTTTAGTGGTAGCAGTACTCGGAGCGTTGGCGATGGTTCCGCGTCAACAGCCGCATTCCGTGGCGGCGTATCAACCCACGCCGCCGGATAGTAGTCGTTTCACCCACATGACCCTGGCCGAAGGTTTTGACGAACCCATGCAGATGGCCATTTTACCCAATCTGAATGTACTGGTGGTAGAACGAAAAGGAGCCGTGCGACTGTACGATGCTCAGGAACGGCAGCTCAAGACAATTGCTCATTTCAATGTGTTCAGTGGGATTGAAGATGGACTGCTCGGGGTAGCCGCCGACCCGAAATTCAGTACCAATCACTGGGTTTATTTTTACTACGGACTGGGCGGCGAACGGAACGTAAGTCAACTGGTTCGGTATGAACTGCAGGGCGAAAAACTGATAGAAACCAGTAAAAAAGTTTTGCTCGAAGTACCTACCCAACGGACCTACTGCTGCCATTCGGCGGGGTATCTGACCTTTGGTTCGGATGGTTTGCTGTACCTCTCCATCGGTGATAATACGAATGCGGAAGAAATCGAAGGACACAATCCTACCGATGAACGACCCGGTCGGCAGCTAGCCGATGGTCAGGGAACTTCGGCGAATAGCAATGATTTACGGGGCAAGATTCTTCGGATCAAACCCGAAGCCGACGGTACCTACACCATTCCCGAGGGCAACCTCTTTCCCAAAGACGGCTCGAAAGGGCGGCCCGAAATTTACGTGATGGGTTGCCGAAATCCCTTCCGCGTTTCGGTCGATCCCAAAAATAGCTTTGTCTACTGGGGCGATGTCGGTCCGGATACGCAAGTACCCGCCCAGGAAGGGACGATGAGTTACGATGAAATCAATCAGGCTCGGAAACCCGGTTTTTTCGGTTATCCGTATTTTCTGGGAAACAACGAAGCCTTTCCCAAATACGACTTCGCTACCAAAAAGGAAGGCCCCAAGCAGGACCCGGCTCATCCGATGAATCTTTCCCCCAACAATACGGGCGTGAAAGAATTACCACCCGCTCAACCAGCCATGATCTGGTACGGGAAAGGTCCATCTAAACGCTGGCCCTTGGTCGGCAAAGGCGGAGCCAGTGCCATGGCGGGTCCGGTGTACTACAGCGATTTGTACCCAAACGCTCCCTACAAACTACCCGCGTACTACAACGGTAAATTGTTCATTTACGAATGGATTCGGCACTGGATTATGGCGGTGACGCTGGACGAACAGGGGAACTACGTGAAGATGGAGCCTTTCCTACCCCAACTCAATGTCGTGGCTCCCATGGATATGCAAATGGCCCGGGACGGATCCATTTACCTGCTGGCGTACGGTACCAACTGGTTCGCCAAAAACACGGATGCCGGGTTGATTCGGGTGGAATACGCGGAAGGTAACCGTAAACCCATTGCCGCCATTCAGGTGGATAAACGCTACGGAGGATTACCGCTTACGGTTCATCTGTCGGCAGCTGCGTCGAAAGATTACGATCCCGCCGATACGCTGAGCTTTCGCTGGAAAATAGGAACCGTCCTGAAAAAAGGACGCGAGCTGACTCATACGTTCACTAAACCAGGACTGTATCAGGTGACGCTCACGGCGACCGATCCGCACGGAGCCCAGGGCTTTTCGACGGTAGCCATCAAAGTAGGCAACACGCCGCCCGAGGTGCGTATCGATACGAAAGCCAATCGTACGTTTTATTGGGATAAGACAACGCTTGACTATGAAGTGAAGGTACGGGATGTGGAAGATCAGAAAATCGACCCTTCCCGCGTGAGCGTAGCCTTTCATTACCTGACTTTCGGCAAGGATCTGGCAAGTGTACTGTCGGCGGGCGAATCACCCCAGTTCGCGGCTACGCAAAAGCTATACAACTCACTCGATTGTAAAGCCTGCCACGCCCTCGACACCAAATCCATTGGTCCCAGTCTGAACGACATTTCGAAACGGTACCACGGTAAAACCCATGTGAAAGAAACGTTGTCCCAAAAGATTATCAAGGGCGGCAGCGGCAACTGGGGGACGTATCCCATGCCGCCGCATCCCAACCTGAGTACGCCGGAAGCGGACGAACTGGTTGGGTATATCCTCTCGCTGGCGGAGCAAAAACCTCGCTTACCGTTGAAAGGAAATCTGTCTTTGAACCAACATCCGGGCAAAGGAAAAGAAGGGGCGTATGTATTACGAGCTTCGTACACGGACCGTGGAGCCCGGGGTATTGAACCGCTGGAAGCCAGTGCACAACTCGTCTTACGCGATCCACTCATTCAGCTCGAAGATTACCACGAAGGAAACGTAGGCGTGACGCCTGCCACCTTACAAACGAACTTCGTCTCCTATATTCGCAGCATTTCGGAAGGTAAGTACGTCCGCTTTAACCAGCTCGACCTCCAGCACGTCAAACGCATTCGCTTCCGCGTACAGCCCGATGGCCCCGGTGGAAGCATTGAAATTCGACTCGATAGCCGTACGGGTCCGGTCGTAGGTACGGTAGAAATTCCCGCCGGAAAGCAAAGCAGCTGGCAGGAATTCACGGCTCCGATTCAGGCCAAACCGGGGCTACACGACTGGTACATCGTCTTCCGAAATCCCAAAGCAGGCTGGGTCAATCTGTTTAATGTGGATTGGATGGTGGTGGAGAAGGAATAG
- a CDS encoding metallophosphoesterase, with protein sequence MLKRLVLLLLLPWTAGAQVPVLSDPNSWSMILLPDPQNYVKFSQNQPILDLMTSWIKENATRLNTRLVLCTGDLVDQNLNAHPDGTHGNQTSTQQWQAVSRSFEKLDGTLPYILATGNHDYGMKNSENRYSQFNSYFPAERNAQTAALLLEMAPNESGVPTLENACYEFTPPAGPKLLIFSLEFLPRTEIVAWAKKLAGQARFASHRGVVLTHSFLRSMLKKNERIDTEPYPLSRPTYGQQLWEQLLAPSRNLQFLICGHVADSEGHEGHVGYREDPNAAGKKVAQMLFNAQREGGGWHGNGGDGWLRILEFLPDGKTIQVHTFSPLLAASPLTRHLAWRTESFDSFRIAF encoded by the coding sequence TTGCTGAAACGACTCGTATTGCTGCTCCTGCTTCCCTGGACGGCCGGGGCTCAGGTTCCGGTCTTGAGTGATCCCAATTCCTGGAGTATGATTTTGCTGCCGGATCCTCAGAACTACGTTAAATTTTCGCAGAATCAGCCCATCCTGGATCTCATGACGAGCTGGATCAAAGAAAATGCCACTCGATTGAATACGCGGCTAGTGCTGTGTACGGGCGATTTAGTGGACCAGAACCTGAACGCTCATCCGGACGGTACGCACGGCAACCAGACCAGTACTCAGCAGTGGCAGGCGGTGTCGCGGAGCTTCGAAAAGCTGGACGGTACCTTGCCCTATATCCTGGCCACGGGCAATCATGATTACGGCATGAAAAACTCGGAAAACCGGTATAGTCAGTTCAATTCCTACTTTCCCGCCGAGCGAAACGCCCAAACGGCAGCCTTACTGCTTGAAATGGCACCCAACGAAAGTGGCGTACCTACGCTGGAAAATGCCTGTTATGAATTTACACCCCCGGCGGGCCCCAAGCTTTTGATTTTTTCGCTTGAATTTCTGCCCCGTACCGAAATCGTAGCCTGGGCGAAAAAGCTGGCGGGTCAGGCCCGCTTTGCCAGCCATCGGGGCGTGGTACTGACGCATAGCTTCCTGCGTTCGATGCTGAAAAAGAACGAGCGAATTGATACCGAACCGTATCCGCTGAGCCGCCCGACGTACGGTCAGCAACTTTGGGAGCAACTGCTGGCTCCATCCCGAAACCTTCAATTTTTAATCTGTGGGCACGTCGCCGATTCCGAAGGTCACGAAGGCCATGTTGGATACCGCGAAGACCCGAATGCTGCCGGTAAAAAAGTAGCACAGATGCTTTTTAATGCCCAGCGGGAAGGTGGTGGCTGGCACGGCAACGGCGGCGATGGCTGGCTCCGGATTCTGGAGTTTCTGCCGGATGGAAAAACCATTCAGGTGCATACGTTTTCGCCCCTGCTGGCGGCCTCACCCCTGACCCGGCACCTGGCCTGGCGAACGGAATCCTTTGATTCGTTTCGCATTGCGTTTTGA
- a CDS encoding RagB/SusD family nutrient uptake outer membrane protein yields MKSRLIVVASVCSLLLGLLQSCKLDVTPRDRYTDVTVWANENNAKLYLLDQYSVLGDFAFGTMPLGYANNTDALTDLIKNTSISSGNGTANMVAFNPASITAANPTFSYWGTGYTRIFAINNFLNGTDQYQTFSDSTTRNVYHAEARFLRAYVYFWLVKLHGSVILLEKPVTDNNNPRSSEDECWNFIARDLAFAAQYLPETRATADLGRATKGAAYAMLARTWLYAASVAEYDKKQYNSDPLTGVPTAKAPQYYRNAAAAAQAVVDLEAKGVYQLLPQFTSVFSTKNNKELIWGFNYIRPSLTNTFDRDYAPPADVPAYGAKGVPTAELSDAFEMADGRSFSWTNPAMAASPYRGREPRFYGTILYHGGSWKGRTLNIATGTDAYIDYGSVADPKRTVTGYYLRKYVDSTNVDPIRNAGEQQSIELRYAEVLLIHAEALAKTGQYAKAKEMLDKVRKRAGLPGVTAASEADLMAAVEHERIVELAFEGHRYWDLRRWRKAHIVLNNQRVHGHRPILQADGSVRYEVVDSDKQDRFFAANTYYIPLPAAEIVNNPALSQIQGW; encoded by the coding sequence ATGAAATCAAGACTCATCGTAGTAGCCAGCGTATGTAGCCTGCTGCTCGGACTGCTTCAGTCCTGTAAACTCGACGTCACGCCGCGGGATCGCTATACCGACGTGACGGTCTGGGCCAACGAAAACAACGCCAAGCTGTACCTGCTGGACCAGTATTCCGTGCTCGGTGATTTTGCCTTTGGCACCATGCCCCTGGGCTACGCCAACAATACCGATGCTCTGACCGATTTGATTAAAAACACGTCCATTTCCAGTGGCAACGGTACGGCGAATATGGTGGCCTTTAACCCGGCGAGTATTACGGCAGCGAACCCGACTTTTTCGTATTGGGGAACGGGCTACACCCGGATTTTCGCCATCAACAATTTTCTGAACGGTACTGATCAGTATCAAACTTTCAGCGATTCCACGACTCGTAACGTGTACCACGCCGAAGCTCGTTTCCTGCGGGCCTACGTGTACTTCTGGCTGGTCAAACTGCACGGCAGCGTGATTTTGCTGGAAAAACCAGTAACGGATAATAACAATCCGCGGTCGTCGGAAGATGAATGCTGGAACTTCATTGCCCGCGATCTGGCTTTTGCCGCCCAGTATTTACCCGAAACCCGAGCCACGGCCGACCTGGGCCGGGCCACCAAAGGGGCGGCGTATGCTATGCTGGCCCGTACCTGGCTTTACGCAGCTTCGGTGGCAGAATATGACAAAAAACAGTACAACAGCGACCCGCTGACGGGCGTACCCACGGCTAAAGCTCCGCAATACTACCGCAATGCAGCAGCGGCGGCTCAAGCCGTGGTGGATTTGGAAGCCAAAGGCGTGTACCAACTTTTGCCGCAGTTTACCAGTGTGTTCAGTACCAAAAATAACAAGGAACTCATTTGGGGTTTCAACTACATCCGGCCTTCGCTGACCAACACATTTGATCGGGATTACGCCCCACCGGCGGATGTTCCGGCGTACGGAGCAAAGGGTGTACCTACTGCCGAACTTTCCGATGCCTTTGAAATGGCCGATGGCCGCAGCTTCTCCTGGACCAATCCCGCCATGGCAGCGAGTCCGTACCGGGGACGGGAGCCGCGTTTCTACGGAACGATCCTCTACCACGGCGGAAGCTGGAAAGGTCGTACGCTCAACATCGCTACGGGTACGGATGCGTACATCGATTACGGTTCAGTGGCCGATCCGAAACGAACGGTTACGGGCTATTATCTCCGAAAATACGTGGACTCTACCAACGTAGATCCCATCCGAAACGCGGGCGAGCAACAGTCGATTGAACTTCGTTACGCGGAAGTTTTACTGATTCACGCGGAAGCACTGGCCAAAACGGGACAGTACGCCAAAGCCAAAGAAATGCTGGATAAGGTACGCAAGCGGGCGGGTCTGCCCGGCGTAACCGCTGCCAGCGAAGCCGACCTGATGGCGGCAGTGGAACACGAGCGGATCGTGGAGCTGGCGTTTGAAGGCCACCGCTACTGGGATCTCAGACGCTGGCGGAAGGCTCATATCGTACTGAATAACCAACGGGTACACGGACATCGCCCGATCCTTCAGGCCGATGGAAGTGTCCGCTACGAAGTGGTAGACAGTGACAAGCAAGACCGCTTCTTCGCGGCTAACACGTACTATATCCCGCTGCCCGCGGCTGAAATTGTTAACAACCCGGCACTGTCCCAAATTCAGGGCTGGTAA
- a CDS encoding SusC/RagA family TonB-linked outer membrane protein: MKKRITFLYGLPAFMYLCGPPGVQAQEIVRAGQEQVREASASGQSLEHRLQEVEKQYKVSILYNPELVSKKRVKDFRKYTSLEQTLEQLLKPYGLTFKKVSDSFYIVSEEKKSNTSAVNLLPNKFVPLENLTNLSRSERISATSLTMPMMAALTVQGKVSDATTGEPLPGVNVVVKNTSQGVTTNRSGEYSLPNVPENAVLVFSSIGYQAQEMAVQNRSQINISLTSSSQELDQVVVVGYSQQRRSTLTGSVAQIGADQLKQAPPLNVSNVLAGRLPGVIVTQPYGQPGADNATINVRGISTTGSNAPLVIVDGIERPFTALDPNEIETVSVLKDASAAAVYGARAANGVILITTKRGKTGKPTITYETNFSQNTNTRFPKFLNGPDYMRWYKRAEELDNQYLVSQGKTPFALTYTDEEIASLANGTNQSEFLGNTDWVGMLTNNTSVSQYHNVSVNGGTDRVRYFTTLGYWNQNGVIKNTNYKRYNVRTNIDADVNDFISTRLDLTVRMEDRMNPALAPTDQNYQNPFILAQRMQPNLPMFNPAGLPVGGNTDAGVGNPIVAVNDIGNRNAEATTFNGNLSMNVKIPGVQGLQARLLVSYDKTITEVKTFVEPAMLAVRNRNANGWLWTPARMSAYNVNNLIQDYSHSYRTTFQPSILYDRTFGKNAFNGLLLYEYSGWGTNGFGAQARNFPITDLLDINFGSKAAEDLRAATGSSTQYKRGGYVGRVNYTYDDKYLFEVAARYDASVNFPESTRWGFFPSASLGWVLSKENFWQPLNTPINFFKVRLSAGKLGNDYLSSAFPYLNSFQLRTTPTVAIGNQVVSTLYNTAPANPTITWEEATMYNGGVELGLWNSNLSLELDYFYKVTSNILTGQSGIFAPSVGGNFASAVNAGKVDNRGVDLQLAYSKKHNKLSYKIIGNFTYAHNRVLRINESVNAPAAQRRVGHPVNTKFGFVVDGLYQTQEEVDRGPSFPYGPGAPGYVKYVDLNGDGKISFEQDVTRIGRSNTPEIMYGLNLQAGYGPFDFSALLQGAARSNVILAGVYNSGVQGNTVYTQTFAGNGNSPYFLVEDSWRPDNPNAKYPRLTANKAGLTNQNGYQNSFFVRDGSYLRLKSLQIGYSLPKDFLSRLKIQQWRFYAAGSNLLTFDKIKYADPETPSVVQAGFYPQQRVFSIGTNITF; the protein is encoded by the coding sequence ATGAAAAAACGTATTACATTTTTGTATGGACTGCCCGCCTTCATGTACCTCTGCGGCCCACCGGGTGTACAGGCTCAGGAAATCGTTCGGGCGGGTCAGGAACAGGTTCGGGAAGCATCGGCGAGCGGCCAGAGTTTGGAGCATCGCTTGCAGGAAGTGGAAAAGCAGTACAAAGTTTCGATTTTGTACAACCCTGAACTGGTCAGTAAAAAACGGGTGAAGGATTTTCGGAAATATACTTCCCTCGAACAAACCCTGGAACAGTTGCTGAAACCGTATGGCCTGACTTTTAAAAAGGTAAGCGACTCGTTTTACATCGTTTCGGAAGAGAAAAAATCTAATACTTCGGCCGTCAACCTCTTGCCGAACAAGTTCGTTCCGCTTGAGAATCTGACGAATCTTTCGCGGTCCGAACGCATTTCGGCGACCTCCCTGACCATGCCCATGATGGCTGCGTTGACCGTTCAGGGAAAAGTAAGCGACGCGACCACGGGCGAGCCGCTGCCGGGCGTCAACGTTGTGGTGAAAAATACCTCGCAGGGCGTAACGACCAATCGGAGCGGTGAGTATTCGCTGCCCAATGTTCCCGAAAATGCCGTCCTGGTTTTTTCTTCGATCGGGTATCAGGCCCAGGAAATGGCCGTACAGAACCGATCCCAAATAAACATCTCCTTAACCTCTTCCTCGCAGGAACTCGATCAGGTCGTGGTCGTCGGCTACTCCCAGCAGCGGCGTTCCACCCTGACGGGCTCTGTCGCTCAGATTGGAGCCGATCAGTTGAAGCAGGCTCCCCCGCTAAATGTTTCGAACGTATTGGCGGGCCGCTTACCAGGGGTCATCGTTACGCAACCCTACGGTCAGCCCGGAGCCGACAACGCCACCATCAACGTACGCGGCATCAGCACCACGGGTAGCAATGCTCCGCTGGTCATTGTGGATGGTATTGAACGTCCCTTCACTGCCCTGGATCCGAATGAAATTGAAACCGTCAGCGTATTGAAGGATGCTTCGGCGGCAGCTGTTTACGGAGCTCGGGCCGCCAACGGGGTCATTCTGATTACTACGAAACGCGGTAAAACGGGTAAGCCGACGATTACCTACGAAACCAATTTCTCCCAAAATACCAATACCCGATTCCCCAAATTCTTGAACGGGCCGGATTACATGCGGTGGTATAAACGGGCTGAAGAACTGGATAATCAGTACCTCGTTTCGCAGGGAAAAACGCCCTTTGCTCTGACGTATACCGACGAAGAAATTGCGTCTTTGGCAAACGGTACCAATCAGTCGGAGTTTCTCGGCAATACGGATTGGGTGGGTATGCTGACCAATAATACGAGCGTCAGCCAGTACCACAACGTCTCCGTCAATGGCGGTACGGATCGCGTTCGGTACTTCACGACGCTGGGGTACTGGAACCAGAACGGGGTCATCAAGAACACTAATTACAAACGCTATAACGTCCGGACTAATATCGACGCCGATGTCAACGATTTCATCTCCACACGGCTGGACCTGACTGTTCGGATGGAAGATCGGATGAATCCGGCTCTTGCACCCACGGATCAGAACTATCAAAACCCATTCATTCTGGCTCAGCGGATGCAGCCGAACCTGCCGATGTTCAATCCCGCGGGTTTACCCGTCGGTGGTAATACCGATGCGGGCGTTGGAAACCCCATCGTCGCCGTGAATGACATTGGCAACCGGAATGCCGAGGCTACTACCTTCAACGGTAACTTATCGATGAACGTAAAAATTCCCGGTGTACAGGGACTTCAGGCTCGTTTGCTGGTGAGTTACGACAAGACAATTACGGAAGTAAAAACCTTCGTGGAACCAGCGATGCTGGCCGTGCGGAACCGTAACGCCAACGGCTGGCTCTGGACGCCCGCCCGGATGAGTGCCTACAACGTCAATAACCTCATTCAGGATTACTCCCACAGCTATCGGACGACTTTTCAACCTTCCATCCTTTATGACCGAACCTTCGGTAAAAATGCCTTCAACGGTCTGTTACTCTATGAATATTCGGGATGGGGTACCAACGGTTTCGGGGCTCAGGCCCGGAACTTCCCCATCACCGATCTGCTGGATATCAATTTTGGTAGTAAGGCCGCCGAGGATCTGCGGGCCGCTACCGGCAGCAGCACGCAGTACAAACGGGGTGGTTACGTTGGTCGGGTCAACTACACTTACGACGACAAGTATCTCTTTGAAGTAGCCGCTCGCTACGATGCCTCGGTTAACTTCCCGGAGAGTACCCGCTGGGGCTTTTTCCCTTCGGCATCGCTGGGCTGGGTGTTGAGTAAGGAGAATTTCTGGCAACCGCTGAATACCCCGATCAACTTTTTCAAAGTCCGGCTTTCGGCGGGTAAACTCGGAAATGACTATCTGTCCTCAGCCTTTCCGTACTTGAATTCCTTCCAGCTTCGTACGACGCCTACGGTGGCCATCGGTAATCAGGTGGTTTCAACCTTGTACAATACGGCTCCGGCCAACCCGACCATCACTTGGGAAGAAGCCACCATGTACAATGGCGGTGTAGAACTGGGACTTTGGAATAGCAATCTGAGTCTGGAACTGGATTACTTCTATAAGGTAACCTCTAACATTTTGACAGGTCAGAGCGGCATTTTTGCTCCTTCCGTGGGCGGAAACTTTGCTTCAGCGGTGAACGCTGGAAAAGTGGATAACCGGGGCGTAGATTTACAACTGGCCTACAGCAAGAAGCACAACAAGCTTTCCTACAAAATCATTGGAAACTTCACCTACGCTCATAACCGCGTCCTGCGGATCAATGAATCCGTGAACGCTCCGGCAGCTCAGCGGCGGGTAGGGCATCCCGTAAATACGAAGTTTGGATTTGTGGTGGATGGACTCTATCAAACGCAGGAAGAAGTGGATCGCGGACCAAGTTTTCCCTACGGTCCGGGTGCTCCGGGCTACGTGAAGTACGTGGATTTGAACGGCGACGGCAAAATCTCGTTCGAGCAGGACGTGACCCGCATCGGTCGCAGCAACACGCCCGAGATTATGTACGGTCTGAATTTGCAGGCGGGATACGGCCCCTTCGATTTCTCCGCCCTGCTGCAGGGAGCGGCTCGCTCCAACGTGATTCTGGCGGGCGTGTACAACAGCGGCGTACAGGGCAACACAGTCTATACGCAGACGTTTGCGGGTAATGGAAACAGTCCGTACTTTCTGGTGGAAGACTCCTGGCGACCGGATAATCCCAACGCCAAGTACCCACGGTTAACCGCTAACAAAGCGGGACTGACCAACCAGAACGGGTATCAGAACTCCTTCTTCGTGCGGGACGGTAGTTACCTGCGGCTTAAATCCTTGCAGATTGGCTATTCCCTGCCGAAAGATTTCCTGAGTCGACTGAAAATTCAGCAGTGGCGATTCTACGCGGCAGGATCCAACCTGTTGACCTTCGACAAAATCAAATACGCCGATCCGGAAACGCCCAGCGTCGTACAGGCCGGGTTCTATCCCCAGCAACGCGTGTTTTCCATCGGAACCAACATCACCTTTTAA
- a CDS encoding ADP-ribosylglycohydrolase family protein, whose protein sequence is MTKKGCYWLIGLWMLCVRVEGQPSLPRTNTGKVTITRETLLDKIKGGWAGQTIGVTFGWPTEFVHLGTFIPDGQTIPWSEDYVRKAMQTFPGLYDDIYMDLTFVSVFQRCGLMAPVDSFAQAYARAGYDLWHANQAGRYNILQGIKAPQSGHYLNNPHADDIDFQIEADFAGLMTPGMPTVAAEITDKIGHIMNSGDGWYGGVYVATMYSLAFVSTDVNYVVREALKAIPQQSKFYQCINDVIGWHRQYPNDWKKTWFELQRKWVEEVGCPDGVFQPLNIDAKVNAAYVVLGLLYGNGDFTQTLEITTRTGQDSDCNPSTAAGILGTMIGYQNIPAYWLNPLKKAEDLPFSYTSLSLNAVYELSYAQALETIRLHQGRVGEKNVEIQTTRPVPVRLEENFKGHYPVEKKPLFQSFGDSLRFTTPEAIGLVIRGHVRKKQSDAPTHLLRAALYIDGAKVEEANFPTQPSQRRTELFWRYHLPKGAHVITIKILNPHPAYELVAGDYLYYTDQPVRGYRSKSH, encoded by the coding sequence ATGACGAAAAAGGGCTGTTACTGGCTAATTGGGCTATGGATGTTATGCGTACGGGTGGAGGGACAACCCTCCCTCCCCCGTACAAATACCGGAAAAGTGACCATAACCCGGGAAACGCTGCTGGATAAAATTAAAGGAGGCTGGGCCGGACAAACCATTGGCGTAACCTTCGGCTGGCCGACGGAATTTGTGCACCTGGGCACCTTTATTCCGGATGGACAAACCATCCCCTGGAGTGAGGATTACGTTCGAAAAGCCATGCAAACTTTTCCGGGTCTGTATGATGACATTTACATGGATTTAACCTTTGTCTCGGTTTTCCAGCGATGTGGTCTTATGGCTCCGGTTGATTCCTTTGCCCAGGCGTATGCCCGGGCGGGGTACGACCTCTGGCACGCCAACCAGGCGGGTCGGTACAACATTCTCCAGGGAATCAAGGCTCCCCAGTCGGGTCATTACCTGAATAATCCCCATGCCGATGATATTGACTTTCAGATTGAGGCCGATTTTGCGGGTCTGATGACGCCGGGTATGCCCACCGTGGCGGCTGAGATCACGGATAAAATCGGTCACATCATGAATTCGGGTGATGGCTGGTACGGTGGAGTTTACGTAGCAACGATGTACTCGCTGGCTTTTGTAAGTACCGATGTAAACTACGTCGTGCGGGAGGCCTTGAAGGCCATTCCGCAACAGAGTAAATTCTATCAGTGTATCAACGACGTTATCGGCTGGCACCGTCAGTATCCCAACGACTGGAAGAAAACCTGGTTCGAGCTTCAGCGAAAATGGGTGGAAGAAGTGGGCTGTCCGGATGGGGTTTTTCAACCCCTGAACATTGATGCAAAAGTCAATGCGGCCTACGTCGTGCTGGGTTTGCTGTACGGCAATGGCGATTTTACCCAAACGCTGGAAATTACGACGCGGACCGGTCAGGATTCGGACTGTAACCCCTCCACCGCCGCGGGCATTCTGGGGACGATGATTGGGTATCAAAACATTCCGGCGTACTGGCTGAACCCGCTTAAAAAAGCCGAAGATCTGCCTTTTTCGTACACCTCCCTTTCTCTAAACGCGGTATACGAGCTGAGTTACGCCCAGGCTCTGGAAACGATTCGGCTGCATCAGGGCAGGGTAGGGGAGAAGAATGTCGAAATTCAGACGACCCGTCCTGTACCCGTTCGGTTGGAAGAGAATTTCAAAGGCCATTACCCCGTCGAGAAAAAGCCCTTGTTTCAGTCTTTCGGCGATTCCCTGCGTTTTACGACACCAGAGGCCATCGGACTGGTCATTCGGGGTCATGTTCGGAAAAAACAGAGCGATGCTCCAACGCATCTGCTTCGGGCCGCCTTGTACATCGATGGAGCAAAAGTCGAAGAAGCGAATTTTCCGACCCAGCCCAGCCAGCGTCGTACCGAGTTGTTCTGGCGGTATCATCTTCCGAAAGGTGCCCACGTTATTACCATTAAAATTCTGAATCCGCACCCGGCGTATGAGCTGGTGGCGGGCGACTACCTCTACTACACCGATCAACCCGTACGCGGATACCGTTCGAAAAGTCATTAG